Proteins from a single region of Rhinolophus sinicus isolate RSC01 linkage group LG13, ASM3656204v1, whole genome shotgun sequence:
- the KLHL25 gene encoding kelch-like protein 25 isoform X2, producing MSVSVHETRKSRGSTGSMNIKLFHKASHPDCVLAHLNTLRKHRRFTDVTLWAGERAFPCHRAVLAASSRYFEAMFSHGLRESRDDTVNFQDNLHPEVLELLLDFAYSSRIVINEENAESLLEAGDMLQFHDVRDAAAEFLEKNLFPSNCLGMMLLSDAHQCRRLYELSWRMCLVHFETVRQSDDFNSLSKDTLLDLISSDELETEDERVVFEAILQWVKHDVEGRRAHVPELLRSVRLALLPSDCLKEAVSGEALLMADERTKLIVDEALRCKTKILQNDGVVTSPCARPRKAGHTLLILGGQTFMCDKIYQVDHKAKEIIPKADLPSPRKEFSASAIGCKVYVTGGRGSENGVSKDVWVYDTVHEEWSKAAPMLIARFGHGSAELENCLYVVGGHTSLAGVFPASPSVSLKQVEKYDPGANKWTMVAPLRDGVSNAAVVSARLKLFVFGGTSIHRDMVSKVQCYDPAENRWSIKAECPQPWRYTAAAVLGSQIFIMGGDTEFTAASAYRFDCETNQWTRVGDMTAKRMSCHALASGNKLYVVGGYFGTQRCKTLDCYDPTADTWSCITTVPYSLIPTAFVSTWKHLPA from the coding sequence ATGTCGGTCAGCGTCCACGAGACCCGCAAGTCGCGGGGCAGCACGGGGTCCATGAACATCAAGCTCTTCCACAAGGCGTCGCACCCCGACTGCGTCCTGGCGCATCTCAACACGCTGCGTAAGCACCGCAGGTTCACGGACGTGACGCTGTGGGCGGGCGAGCGCGCCTTCCCCTGCCACCGCGCGGTGCTCGCCGCCTCCAGCCGCTACTTCGAGGCCATGTTCAGCCACGGCCTGCGGGAGAGCCGGGACGACACGGTCAACTTCCAGGACAACCTGCACCCCGAGGTGCTGGAGCTGCTGCTGGATTTCGCCTACTCGTCGCGCATCGTCATCAACGAGGAGAACGCGGAGTCGCTGCTGGAGGCGGGCGACATGCTGCAGTTCCACGACGTGCGGGACGCGGCCGCCGAGTTCCTGGAGAAGAACCTGTTCCCGTCCAACTGCCTGGGCATGATGCTGCTGTCGGACGCGCACCAGTGCCGCCGGCTGTACGAGCTGTCGTGGCGCATGTGCCTGGTGCACTTCGAGACGGTGCGGCAGAGCGACGACTTCAACAGCCTGTCCAAGGACACGCTGCTGGACCTCATCTCCAGCGACGAGCTGGAGACGGAGGACGAGCGCGTGGTGTTCGAGGCCATCCTGCAGTGGGTGAAGCACGACGTCGAGGGCCGCAGGGCCCACGTGCCCGAGCTGCTGCGCAGCGTGCGGCTGGCGCTGCTGCCGTCCGACTGCCTGAAGGAGGCGGTGTCCGGCGAGGCCCTGCTCATGGCGGACGAGCGCACCAAGCTCATCGTGGACGAGGCGCTGCGCTGCAAGACCAAGATCCTGCAGAACGACGGGGTGGTCACCAGCCCCTGCGCCCGGCCGCGCAAGGCGGGCCACACGCTGCTCATCCTGGGCGGCCAGACCTTCATGTGCGACAAGATCTACCAGGTGGACCACAAGGCCAAGGAGATCATCCCCAAGGCGGACCTGCCCAGCCCCCGGAAGGAGTTCAGCGCCTCCGCCATCGGCTGCAAGGTCTACGTGACGGGCGGCAGGGGCTCGGAGAACGGGGTGTCCAAGGACGTGTGGGTGTACGACACGGTGCACGAGGAGTGGTCCAAGGCGGCGCCCATGCTCATCGCCCGCTTCGGCCACGGCTCGGCCGAGCTGGAGAACTGCCTGTACGTGGTCGGGGGACACACGTCCCTGGCGGGCGTCTTCCCGGCCTCCCCGTCCGTGTCCCTGAAGCAGGTGGAGAAGTACGACCCCGGCGCCAACAAGTGGACCATGGTGGCCCCGCTGAGGGATGGCGTCAGCAACGCCGCGGTGGTGAGCGCCAGGCTGAAGCTCTTCGTGTTCGGAGGGACGAGCATCCACCGGGACATGGTGTCCAAGGTGCAGTGCTACGACCCCGCGGAGAACCGCTGGAGCATCAAGGCCGAGTGTCCCCAGCCGTGGCGCTACACGGCCGCCGCCGTGCTGGGCAGCCAGATCTTCATCATGGGAGGGGACACGGAGTTCACGGCCGCCTCCGCCTACCGCTTCGACTGCGAGACCAACCAGTGGACGCGGGTCGGGGACATGACGGCCAAGCGCATGTCCTGCCACGCGCTGGCCTCGGGCAACAAGCTCTACGTGGTCGGGGGCTACTTTGGCACCCAGAGGTGTAAGACGCTGGACTGCTACGACCCCACTGCGGACACGTGGAGCTGCATCACCACCGTGCCCTACTCCCTCATCCCCACGGCCTTCGTCAGCACCTGGAAGCACCTGCCCGCCTGA
- the KLHL25 gene encoding kelch-like protein 25 isoform X1, giving the protein MHTQKARRSNYKSSPALETSTAQTSSKGRLSMSVSVHETRKSRGSTGSMNIKLFHKASHPDCVLAHLNTLRKHRRFTDVTLWAGERAFPCHRAVLAASSRYFEAMFSHGLRESRDDTVNFQDNLHPEVLELLLDFAYSSRIVINEENAESLLEAGDMLQFHDVRDAAAEFLEKNLFPSNCLGMMLLSDAHQCRRLYELSWRMCLVHFETVRQSDDFNSLSKDTLLDLISSDELETEDERVVFEAILQWVKHDVEGRRAHVPELLRSVRLALLPSDCLKEAVSGEALLMADERTKLIVDEALRCKTKILQNDGVVTSPCARPRKAGHTLLILGGQTFMCDKIYQVDHKAKEIIPKADLPSPRKEFSASAIGCKVYVTGGRGSENGVSKDVWVYDTVHEEWSKAAPMLIARFGHGSAELENCLYVVGGHTSLAGVFPASPSVSLKQVEKYDPGANKWTMVAPLRDGVSNAAVVSARLKLFVFGGTSIHRDMVSKVQCYDPAENRWSIKAECPQPWRYTAAAVLGSQIFIMGGDTEFTAASAYRFDCETNQWTRVGDMTAKRMSCHALASGNKLYVVGGYFGTQRCKTLDCYDPTADTWSCITTVPYSLIPTAFVSTWKHLPA; this is encoded by the coding sequence GTCGGCTCAGCATGTCGGTCAGCGTCCACGAGACCCGCAAGTCGCGGGGCAGCACGGGGTCCATGAACATCAAGCTCTTCCACAAGGCGTCGCACCCCGACTGCGTCCTGGCGCATCTCAACACGCTGCGTAAGCACCGCAGGTTCACGGACGTGACGCTGTGGGCGGGCGAGCGCGCCTTCCCCTGCCACCGCGCGGTGCTCGCCGCCTCCAGCCGCTACTTCGAGGCCATGTTCAGCCACGGCCTGCGGGAGAGCCGGGACGACACGGTCAACTTCCAGGACAACCTGCACCCCGAGGTGCTGGAGCTGCTGCTGGATTTCGCCTACTCGTCGCGCATCGTCATCAACGAGGAGAACGCGGAGTCGCTGCTGGAGGCGGGCGACATGCTGCAGTTCCACGACGTGCGGGACGCGGCCGCCGAGTTCCTGGAGAAGAACCTGTTCCCGTCCAACTGCCTGGGCATGATGCTGCTGTCGGACGCGCACCAGTGCCGCCGGCTGTACGAGCTGTCGTGGCGCATGTGCCTGGTGCACTTCGAGACGGTGCGGCAGAGCGACGACTTCAACAGCCTGTCCAAGGACACGCTGCTGGACCTCATCTCCAGCGACGAGCTGGAGACGGAGGACGAGCGCGTGGTGTTCGAGGCCATCCTGCAGTGGGTGAAGCACGACGTCGAGGGCCGCAGGGCCCACGTGCCCGAGCTGCTGCGCAGCGTGCGGCTGGCGCTGCTGCCGTCCGACTGCCTGAAGGAGGCGGTGTCCGGCGAGGCCCTGCTCATGGCGGACGAGCGCACCAAGCTCATCGTGGACGAGGCGCTGCGCTGCAAGACCAAGATCCTGCAGAACGACGGGGTGGTCACCAGCCCCTGCGCCCGGCCGCGCAAGGCGGGCCACACGCTGCTCATCCTGGGCGGCCAGACCTTCATGTGCGACAAGATCTACCAGGTGGACCACAAGGCCAAGGAGATCATCCCCAAGGCGGACCTGCCCAGCCCCCGGAAGGAGTTCAGCGCCTCCGCCATCGGCTGCAAGGTCTACGTGACGGGCGGCAGGGGCTCGGAGAACGGGGTGTCCAAGGACGTGTGGGTGTACGACACGGTGCACGAGGAGTGGTCCAAGGCGGCGCCCATGCTCATCGCCCGCTTCGGCCACGGCTCGGCCGAGCTGGAGAACTGCCTGTACGTGGTCGGGGGACACACGTCCCTGGCGGGCGTCTTCCCGGCCTCCCCGTCCGTGTCCCTGAAGCAGGTGGAGAAGTACGACCCCGGCGCCAACAAGTGGACCATGGTGGCCCCGCTGAGGGATGGCGTCAGCAACGCCGCGGTGGTGAGCGCCAGGCTGAAGCTCTTCGTGTTCGGAGGGACGAGCATCCACCGGGACATGGTGTCCAAGGTGCAGTGCTACGACCCCGCGGAGAACCGCTGGAGCATCAAGGCCGAGTGTCCCCAGCCGTGGCGCTACACGGCCGCCGCCGTGCTGGGCAGCCAGATCTTCATCATGGGAGGGGACACGGAGTTCACGGCCGCCTCCGCCTACCGCTTCGACTGCGAGACCAACCAGTGGACGCGGGTCGGGGACATGACGGCCAAGCGCATGTCCTGCCACGCGCTGGCCTCGGGCAACAAGCTCTACGTGGTCGGGGGCTACTTTGGCACCCAGAGGTGTAAGACGCTGGACTGCTACGACCCCACTGCGGACACGTGGAGCTGCATCACCACCGTGCCCTACTCCCTCATCCCCACGGCCTTCGTCAGCACCTGGAAGCACCTGCCCGCCTGA